The following coding sequences lie in one Psychrilyobacter atlanticus DSM 19335 genomic window:
- the citF gene encoding citrate lyase subunit alpha, with product MKKENFINKAGRELPNYIEGYGDVKGYEGPFAISPTGKKYAPQKSGSKPGSKKVLSDLKEAIQNSDLKDGMTISFHHHLRNGDYVLNMVMNEIADMGIKDITICASSLTKAHEPLIEHIKNKVVTGLETSGLRGDIAKEIAKNNILGKPVIFRTHGGRARAIEAGDVKIDIAFVAAPTCDTMGNMNGKDGKSAFGVMGYPMVDVQYAEKVVAITDNLVPFPLVDISISMSNVDYVVVVDSIGDPEKIATGATRVTKNPTDLLIAEEAAKVLVASGLVKDGFAFQAGSGGASLAVCKFLREYMENNKIKGSFAAGGITAYLVELLEAGLFNALLDVQTFDGAAASSVDRNKNHIEMSASTYANPHNKGCSAHQLDMMILSATEIDTNFNINSITGSTGMIMGALGGAPDTAAGADLTLVVAPTMRKRIPIILDKVTNVATPGETIDVLVTERGICVNPRRTDLIEKMNLAGIELKTIEDLKNEVEKLTGKPERASYEDTIVGIVEYRDGTVLDVIRQVKM from the coding sequence ATGAAAAAAGAAAATTTTATTAATAAAGCTGGAAGAGAACTTCCTAATTATATAGAAGGTTATGGAGATGTTAAAGGATATGAGGGCCCTTTTGCAATTAGTCCAACAGGAAAAAAATATGCTCCTCAAAAATCTGGATCTAAGCCAGGATCAAAAAAAGTTCTTTCTGACTTAAAAGAAGCTATTCAAAATTCAGATCTTAAAGATGGGATGACAATATCTTTTCACCATCATCTAAGGAATGGAGATTATGTCTTAAATATGGTTATGAATGAAATTGCAGATATGGGAATTAAAGATATAACTATCTGTGCTTCATCTCTTACAAAAGCACACGAACCATTGATAGAGCATATTAAAAATAAAGTAGTAACAGGTCTTGAAACTTCAGGCTTAAGAGGAGATATAGCAAAAGAAATAGCTAAAAATAATATCTTAGGAAAACCGGTTATTTTTAGAACTCACGGAGGAAGAGCAAGAGCAATTGAAGCTGGAGATGTTAAGATCGATATAGCTTTTGTAGCAGCTCCAACATGTGATACTATGGGAAATATGAATGGTAAAGATGGAAAATCTGCTTTTGGTGTAATGGGATACCCTATGGTAGACGTTCAATACGCTGAAAAAGTAGTTGCAATAACCGATAATTTAGTTCCATTTCCTTTAGTAGATATTTCAATTTCTATGTCAAATGTAGACTATGTAGTAGTAGTAGATTCTATTGGAGATCCAGAGAAGATAGCAACAGGAGCAACAAGAGTTACTAAAAATCCAACTGATCTTTTAATCGCTGAAGAAGCTGCAAAAGTTTTAGTTGCTTCAGGTTTAGTTAAAGATGGATTTGCATTCCAAGCCGGATCTGGAGGAGCTTCATTAGCTGTTTGTAAATTTTTAAGAGAATATATGGAGAACAACAAAATAAAAGGATCATTTGCAGCTGGAGGAATCACAGCTTATTTAGTTGAGTTATTAGAAGCAGGATTATTCAACGCTTTATTAGATGTTCAAACTTTTGATGGAGCAGCAGCTTCATCTGTAGATAGAAATAAAAATCATATAGAGATGTCTGCATCAACTTATGCTAATCCTCATAACAAAGGATGTTCAGCCCACCAATTAGATATGATGATTTTATCAGCAACTGAGATTGATACAAACTTTAACATTAATTCAATTACTGGTTCAACAGGAATGATTATGGGAGCTCTTGGTGGAGCACCAGATACAGCAGCAGGTGCTGACTTAACATTAGTTGTAGCTCCTACAATGAGAAAAAGAATTCCTATTATTTTGGATAAAGTAACTAATGTTGCTACTCCAGGCGAGACAATAGACGTTTTAGTAACTGAAAGAGGGATCTGTGTAAATCCTAGAAGAACTGATTTAATAGAAAAAATGAATCTTGCAGGAATAGAACTTAAAACAATTGAAGATCTAAAAAATGAAGTAGAAAAACTTACAGGAAAACCAGAAAGAGCATCTTATGAAGATACAATAGTAGGTATTGTAGAATATAGAGATGGAACTGTATTAGATGTAATAAGACAAGTAAAAATGTAA
- a CDS encoding sodium:solute symporter family protein: MNQLILSLYFFIVIFIGYSSYKKIRGSRDYFVAGKEAGVREIAGSLLATVLGSSAIIGSINFSYINGWAGSWFMLCAALGLLGLLPLIDKLNKYKSYNLPELMGEFYGNEVKTLSSTIIPIAWIGIVAAQIMGSAKIVSIFVDMNYSTAVIISGLVFIAYTFLGGQLSIIKTDFIQFLFIIAGVILCFAYTLKGGGNMKGIGMINENFNSLDLFIMILTYSSTFLVGPDIYSRIFCAKDEKTAKQAIKLSIIILIPLGFILAGIGVYVSSNYGVDVVKGSVLMFLADKVLPQPIVILLYFGLLSAVISSADTTLLTASSTFAQIFIKDLRDENAIRLTRVFILIFGLFSILVALQFTFILPTLLLALAVYSGAFIVPCLSGILGYRCEKKYALSGILVGGGLALYGKLMGGSTGNIIIISSFLINLIILIIPKLKKSIDANS; the protein is encoded by the coding sequence GTGAATCAGTTAATTTTAAGTCTATATTTTTTTATAGTTATTTTTATAGGATATAGTTCTTATAAAAAGATAAGAGGATCCAGAGACTATTTTGTAGCTGGAAAAGAAGCTGGCGTTAGAGAAATAGCCGGAAGCCTTTTAGCTACAGTCCTTGGAAGTTCAGCAATTATTGGAAGTATTAATTTTTCCTATATCAATGGATGGGCTGGATCTTGGTTTATGCTCTGTGCTGCTCTAGGTCTTTTAGGTCTCTTACCTTTGATAGATAAATTAAATAAATACAAAAGCTATAACCTTCCAGAACTAATGGGAGAATTTTATGGAAATGAAGTAAAAACTCTTTCTTCTACTATTATTCCCATTGCATGGATAGGTATAGTTGCAGCCCAGATAATGGGATCAGCTAAGATAGTCTCTATTTTCGTGGATATGAATTATTCTACTGCTGTAATTATAAGTGGATTAGTATTTATTGCCTATACATTTTTGGGGGGACAGTTATCCATTATAAAAACAGATTTTATTCAATTTCTTTTTATAATTGCTGGAGTTATTCTTTGTTTTGCCTATACCTTAAAAGGTGGAGGAAATATGAAGGGAATAGGAATGATCAATGAAAATTTTAATTCTTTAGACCTTTTTATCATGATCCTTACTTATTCATCCACTTTTTTAGTGGGACCGGATATATATTCTAGAATATTTTGTGCCAAAGACGAGAAGACAGCTAAACAAGCTATCAAATTATCCATTATAATCTTAATTCCATTGGGGTTTATCTTAGCAGGGATAGGAGTTTATGTAAGTTCAAATTACGGTGTTGATGTAGTCAAGGGATCGGTGTTGATGTTTTTAGCAGACAAAGTATTGCCCCAGCCAATAGTAATTTTACTTTATTTTGGGCTATTATCGGCAGTTATCTCTTCCGCTGACACAACCTTACTAACTGCCTCTTCTACCTTTGCCCAGATCTTTATAAAAGATCTGAGAGATGAGAATGCTATTAGATTAACCCGGGTATTTATTCTTATTTTCGGTTTATTTTCTATATTGGTGGCACTACAGTTTACCTTTATATTGCCTACACTATTACTTGCTTTAGCGGTCTATTCAGGGGCTTTTATAGTTCCGTGTTTGTCAGGAATTTTAGGATATAGATGTGAAAAAAAATATGCTCTATCAGGTATTTTAGTTGGGGGAGGTCTGGCTCTCTATGGTAAATTAATGGGAGGGAGTACAGGAAATATAATTATCATCTCTTCTTTTCTTATTAATTTGATTATATTAATAATCCCAAAATTAAAAAAAAGCATAGATGCAAATAGTTAA
- the bioB gene encoding biotin synthase BioB produces the protein MNKINIRSFIDREITFEEALALTEVKGFQLIELFAVANEIREKYCGNKVHTCTISNAKSGKCEENCKFCAQSAHYNTNVTTYDLKTKENLLEEYIKAEKLGSSKFGLVTSGRSIKKGTKDYSDIKKFLVDAKSKKKNVDLCCSIGLLSKDELLELKESGVTRFHSNLQTSIEGYESIVATTHKIDDRIETIKAAKGIGLEVCSGGIIGMGESWKDRIDMAYTLKKLGVDGIPINILNPISGTPHGEREHLSMDEILKTIAIYRVIFRDKVIKIGAGRESILKDFTGMAFLSGANGMLVGGYLTTKGRNFEEDFKLINSIQKLWE, from the coding sequence ATGAATAAAATTAATATTAGAAGTTTTATCGATAGAGAAATAACTTTCGAAGAAGCCTTAGCTCTTACTGAAGTCAAAGGTTTTCAGCTTATAGAATTATTTGCAGTTGCTAACGAAATAAGAGAAAAATATTGTGGAAATAAAGTTCATACTTGCACTATTTCAAATGCAAAATCTGGTAAATGTGAAGAAAATTGTAAATTCTGTGCTCAATCAGCTCATTACAATACCAACGTAACTACTTATGATCTAAAAACCAAAGAAAATCTTTTAGAAGAATATATAAAAGCTGAAAAATTAGGCAGTTCAAAATTTGGACTTGTAACTTCTGGCAGGAGCATAAAAAAAGGCACTAAAGATTATTCTGATATTAAGAAATTTTTAGTAGATGCAAAATCTAAGAAAAAAAATGTAGATTTATGTTGTTCTATCGGTCTTCTTAGTAAAGATGAACTTTTAGAACTTAAAGAATCAGGAGTGACGAGATTTCATAGCAACCTTCAAACTTCTATAGAGGGATATGAGAGTATTGTGGCTACAACTCATAAAATAGATGATCGAATTGAGACTATAAAAGCTGCCAAAGGAATTGGTCTAGAGGTTTGTAGTGGAGGGATAATCGGTATGGGTGAATCTTGGAAAGATAGAATTGATATGGCCTATACTCTAAAAAAATTAGGAGTTGATGGTATCCCTATAAATATTCTTAATCCAATCTCTGGAACCCCTCATGGGGAAAGAGAACATCTTTCTATGGATGAAATTTTAAAAACTATTGCTATCTACAGGGTTATATTCAGAGATAAAGTAATAAAAATAGGAGCTGGAAGAGAGAGCATATTAAAAGATTTTACAGGAATGGCTTTTTTAAGTGGCGCTAACGGAATGCTTGTTGGGGGTTACCTGACGACAAAAGGAAGAAACTTCGAAGAAGATTTTAAACTTATAAACAGTATTCAGAAATTATGGGAGTAA
- a CDS encoding Fic family protein — protein sequence MNNFFPIRKQIETTKILKQLNKSSRALAELKVYFELIPNKDILINSLVLQEAKISLEIENVVTTYDNLYKSIVIPKNIGGDIKQIINYRKTLLKGVSLIQSSSCIEAKTILQIQEMLEDGKSGIRKIKGKILRSKSNGDIVYVPSKEIFFIQDLLKNIENYYNKQTEIDSLIKLAVSYAQFEGFCIFHKGNGTSGRILNVLYLLKENLLSSPILCLSSYIIKNKENYYDFLNKITKENKWEEWIIYILKGIEFSSKKTLEVAKKIKNLMDKTTIEVKKKLPKIYSEELIEFIFAEVYTKGSNLVKKGFANRKTVSKYLKSMEEINILKREKIGREIVYININLFNLLKST from the coding sequence ATGAATAATTTTTTCCCTATTAGAAAACAAATTGAAACGACGAAAATTTTGAAACAATTAAATAAATCAAGCAGGGCTTTAGCAGAATTAAAAGTTTATTTTGAATTGATTCCTAACAAAGATATCTTAATAAACTCTTTAGTTCTCCAAGAAGCAAAAATTAGCTTAGAAATAGAAAATGTAGTAACCACTTATGATAATCTTTATAAATCTATTGTTATTCCTAAAAATATAGGTGGAGATATCAAACAAATTATTAATTATAGAAAAACTCTTTTGAAAGGAGTTAGTTTGATTCAATCAAGTAGCTGCATAGAAGCTAAGACTATATTGCAAATACAGGAGATGCTGGAAGATGGTAAGAGCGGAATTAGAAAGATAAAAGGAAAAATTTTGAGAAGTAAAAGCAATGGAGATATAGTATATGTTCCTTCTAAAGAAATTTTTTTTATCCAAGATCTATTGAAAAATATAGAAAATTACTATAATAAACAAACAGAAATAGACTCGTTAATCAAATTAGCTGTTTCTTATGCCCAATTTGAAGGATTTTGCATATTTCATAAAGGGAATGGAACTAGTGGTCGTATTTTAAATGTATTGTATCTTCTGAAAGAAAATCTTCTAAGTTCTCCTATACTTTGCTTGAGCTCATATATTATTAAAAATAAAGAAAATTATTATGATTTCTTAAATAAAATAACTAAAGAAAATAAGTGGGAAGAATGGATTATCTATATATTAAAAGGTATAGAATTTTCCTCTAAAAAAACTTTAGAAGTTGCTAAAAAAATAAAAAATTTGATGGATAAAACAACAATTGAAGTTAAAAAAAAATTACCAAAAATTTATAGTGAAGAACTTATAGAATTTATATTTGCTGAAGTCTATACAAAGGGATCTAACTTGGTAAAAAAAGGATTTGCAAACAGAAAAACTGTTTCAAAATATTTAAAATCTATGGAAGAAATAAATATTTTAAAAAGGGAAAAAATAGGAAGAGAAATAGTTTATATAAATATAAATCTTTTTAACTTATTAAAAAGTACATAA
- a CDS encoding methyltransferase domain-containing protein encodes MNFDKKFDRYEENAHIQKVVARELINLVPEKKYNTIFEIGAGTGILTRNIIKKIECKGLTVNDKYFESEKYIKDLPSVEFIGGDIEKLNIKKSDLIISSSVFQWIEDKDKLFEKISTTSDTLVFSIYIKENLMEISDHFGISLKYLDMKELKTLLTLYFKNVVGYNKEFKLAFDTPMEGLKHLKNTGVTGIGQTNSQKIKSYLSKELTYKVGYFICEK; translated from the coding sequence ATGAATTTTGATAAGAAGTTTGACAGGTATGAAGAGAATGCTCATATTCAAAAAGTAGTAGCAAGGGAATTAATAAATTTAGTCCCTGAAAAAAAATATAATACTATTTTTGAAATCGGTGCGGGAACAGGCATCTTGACCAGAAATATAATAAAAAAAATAGAATGCAAGGGTCTAACAGTAAATGATAAATATTTTGAAAGTGAGAAATATATAAAAGATCTCCCTTCTGTAGAATTTATAGGAGGGGATATTGAAAAATTAAATATTAAAAAAAGTGATTTAATTATCTCCAGTTCGGTATTTCAATGGATAGAGGATAAAGATAAATTATTTGAAAAAATATCTACTACTTCAGATACTCTGGTATTTTCCATCTATATAAAGGAAAATTTAATGGAAATTTCAGATCATTTTGGGATCTCATTGAAATATTTGGATATGAAAGAATTAAAAACACTTCTAACTCTGTATTTTAAAAATGTTGTGGGATATAATAAGGAATTTAAGTTAGCTTTTGATACTCCTATGGAGGGATTGAAACATCTTAAAAATACAGGGGTAACAGGTATAGGACAAACCAATAGCCAAAAGATAAAAAGTTACTTATCAAAAGAATTAACCTATAAGGTTGGATATTTTATCTGTGAAAAATAA
- the guaA gene encoding glutamine-hydrolyzing GMP synthase: protein MKQNSIVILDFGSQYNQLIARRVREMGVYAEVVPYFEDLEKIKARNPKGIILSGGPASVYLEGAPTIDKAMFDLDIPILGICYGMQLTQHLLGGEVARADKQEFGKAKVMIDGTENPFFKGVSKETEVWMSHGDHVTKIAPGFEKLAHTDSSTATLYNAEKNIYNVQFHPEVTHSAEGTKMLGNFVLEVCKCEKNWSMGNYIEETVKNIKETVGDKKVILALSGGVDSSVAAVLIHKAIGDQLSCFFVDTGLMRKNEAEKVMKTYGEHYHMNIECVEAEDRFLNKLKDVSDPETKRKIIGHEFIEIFDEQKQKMKDAEFLAQGTIYPDVIESQSVKGPSATIKSHHNVGGLPEEMDFKLLEPLRELFKDEVRKVGRELGIPDHMIDRHPFPGPGLGIRIIGAVDKEKADILREADDIFISELRAANLYQEVSQAFVVLLPVKSVGVMGDERTYEYTAVLRSADTIDFMTATWSHLPYEFLGRVSNRIINEVKGINRLTYDISSKPPATIEWE from the coding sequence ATGAAACAGAATAGTATAGTTATTTTAGATTTTGGTTCTCAATATAACCAATTGATTGCAAGAAGAGTAAGGGAAATGGGTGTTTATGCCGAGGTCGTTCCTTATTTCGAAGATTTAGAGAAAATAAAAGCTAGAAACCCAAAGGGAATTATCCTATCTGGAGGACCTGCATCTGTTTATTTAGAGGGAGCTCCTACAATAGATAAAGCAATGTTTGATTTAGATATACCTATCCTTGGAATCTGTTACGGGATGCAGCTTACTCAACACTTATTAGGTGGAGAAGTAGCTAGAGCAGATAAGCAAGAGTTTGGAAAAGCAAAAGTAATGATTGATGGAACAGAAAATCCTTTCTTTAAAGGGGTATCAAAAGAGACTGAAGTATGGATGTCACATGGAGATCATGTTACAAAAATAGCTCCAGGATTTGAAAAATTAGCTCATACAGATTCTTCTACAGCTACACTATATAATGCAGAAAAAAATATCTATAATGTTCAATTTCATCCTGAAGTAACTCATTCAGCTGAAGGAACTAAGATGTTAGGAAACTTCGTATTAGAAGTATGTAAGTGTGAAAAAAACTGGTCAATGGGGAACTACATTGAAGAAACAGTAAAAAACATAAAGGAAACTGTAGGAGATAAGAAAGTAATCTTAGCTCTATCTGGTGGGGTAGATTCATCGGTAGCTGCAGTACTTATTCATAAAGCTATTGGAGATCAACTTAGTTGCTTCTTCGTAGATACAGGTCTTATGAGAAAAAATGAGGCTGAGAAAGTAATGAAAACTTATGGGGAACACTACCATATGAATATAGAGTGTGTAGAAGCAGAGGACAGATTCTTAAATAAATTAAAGGATGTTTCAGACCCTGAAACTAAAAGAAAGATAATTGGACATGAATTTATCGAAATCTTCGATGAGCAAAAACAAAAGATGAAGGATGCAGAATTCTTAGCTCAAGGTACTATCTACCCAGACGTTATTGAATCTCAATCTGTAAAGGGACCATCTGCTACAATCAAATCTCACCATAACGTAGGTGGATTACCAGAAGAGATGGATTTTAAATTATTAGAGCCACTTAGAGAATTATTCAAAGATGAAGTAAGAAAGGTTGGAAGAGAATTAGGTATCCCAGATCATATGATCGACAGACATCCATTCCCAGGACCTGGATTAGGAATCAGAATCATAGGAGCTGTAGATAAAGAAAAAGCTGATATATTAAGAGAAGCAGACGATATCTTTATCTCAGAATTAAGAGCAGCTAACTTATATCAAGAAGTAAGTCAGGCTTTCGTAGTATTATTACCTGTAAAATCTGTAGGAGTAATGGGAGACGAAAGAACCTATGAATATACAGCGGTATTAAGATCTGCTGATACAATAGACTTTATGACTGCTACATGGTCACACCTTCCATACGAATTCTTAGGAAGAGTATCTAATAGAATCATAAATGAAGTTAAGGGAATCAACAGATTAACTTACGATATATCTTCTAAACCACCTGCAACTATTGAGTGGGAGTAG
- a CDS encoding cob(I)yrinic acid a,c-diamide adenosyltransferase, translating into MKGYIQVYTGNGKGKTTASIGLMIRALGNDLRVYMGQFMKGQRYGELNTLEKLGVTIERFGTENCVISPEHVTDLDLAKAKAGYKKVEEILLSKKYDLVVLDEICVSTYFNLITKDEVLYLMKIKPKETELVLTGRYAPKEVIEAADLVTEMKEIKHYYNCGVMARDGIER; encoded by the coding sequence ATGAAGGGGTATATACAGGTATACACTGGTAACGGAAAGGGAAAAACAACCGCAAGTATAGGACTCATGATAAGAGCCTTGGGAAATGATCTAAGAGTTTACATGGGGCAGTTTATGAAGGGACAGAGATACGGTGAACTGAATACTCTGGAAAAATTAGGGGTAACAATAGAAAGGTTTGGGACGGAAAACTGTGTCATATCACCTGAACATGTGACAGATTTGGATCTAGCTAAAGCAAAGGCAGGGTATAAAAAAGTAGAAGAAATCTTACTGAGTAAAAAATATGATTTGGTTGTATTAGATGAGATCTGTGTATCTACATATTTTAATCTGATAACCAAAGATGAGGTCTTATATCTGATGAAGATCAAGCCAAAGGAGACTGAATTGGTATTAACCGGGAGGTATGCTCCTAAGGAAGTTATAGAAGCGGCAGATCTGGTTACAGAGATGAAAGAGATCAAACATTATTATAACTGCGGAGTTATGGCAAGGGACGGGATAGAAAGATAG
- a CDS encoding DUF1858 domain-containing protein, with translation MMEKDLFLKMNIQDLFTKYPFVTKIFEKFGLKCSSCTFSKNVSLEDALQSSGLPSNEIVEEIIESLEGEGKDEGVYTGIHW, from the coding sequence ATGATGGAAAAAGATTTATTTTTAAAGATGAATATTCAAGACCTTTTTACAAAGTACCCCTTTGTTACTAAAATATTTGAAAAATTCGGATTAAAGTGCAGTTCCTGTACATTTTCTAAAAATGTAAGTTTAGAGGATGCTCTTCAGAGTTCAGGGCTGCCTTCAAATGAAATTGTTGAGGAGATAATAGAATCTTTAGAGGGAGAAGGTAAAGATGAAGGGGTATATACAGGTATACACTGGTAA
- a CDS encoding Mrp/NBP35 family ATP-binding protein, with protein sequence MDPQTMKKIKEEDARIQENIKGIKHKIVVMSGKGGVGKSTLSTNIAYGLAMSGKKVGLLDADLHGPNIPIMLGVEGKRLPSLREPLKINENLKVVSLSFYLGNSNDPIIWRGPAKTGAIKQLLGDVNWGNIDYLVVDLPPGTGDESLTVAQTLGTVDGSVIVTTPQDVAILDSRKSIKFSKLVNMPVLGIVENMSGFVCPHCDERIDIFKSGGGEKVSKDMNIDFLGKIPLTPEMVETGDQGKPYIFSKKAGAAYESLNTVISEIVKKVEG encoded by the coding sequence ATGGATCCACAAACAATGAAAAAAATCAAAGAGGAAGATGCTAGGATACAAGAAAATATCAAAGGAATAAAGCATAAAATAGTTGTAATGAGCGGGAAGGGGGGAGTAGGAAAATCAACTCTTTCTACAAATATAGCCTATGGTCTCGCAATGTCCGGGAAAAAGGTTGGTCTTTTGGATGCAGATCTGCACGGGCCCAATATTCCAATTATGTTAGGAGTAGAGGGAAAGAGGTTACCTTCATTGAGGGAACCGTTAAAAATCAATGAAAACTTAAAGGTAGTATCATTAAGTTTTTATTTGGGGAACTCCAATGATCCGATTATCTGGCGAGGACCTGCAAAAACAGGAGCGATAAAACAACTTTTAGGAGATGTAAATTGGGGAAATATAGATTATCTTGTAGTGGATCTGCCTCCCGGGACAGGGGATGAATCTCTCACTGTTGCTCAGACTTTGGGAACGGTAGATGGAAGTGTTATAGTTACAACTCCTCAGGATGTTGCTATTTTGGACTCCAGAAAGTCTATAAAATTTTCTAAACTGGTAAATATGCCGGTTTTGGGGATAGTAGAAAATATGAGTGGATTTGTATGTCCCCATTGCGATGAAAGGATAGATATTTTTAAAAGTGGAGGAGGGGAAAAGGTATCCAAAGATATGAATATAGACTTCTTAGGGAAGATACCATTAACTCCGGAGATGGTGGAAACAGGAGATCAGGGGAAACCGTATATCTTTTCTAAAAAAGCAGGAGCTGCATACGAATCATTAAACACTGTGATATCTGAGATTGTAAAAAAAGTAGAAGGTTAA
- a CDS encoding ParA family protein, giving the protein MKIISILNQKGGVAKTTSTQNIAAGLHALGKKVLAIDFDPQGNLTSGFGLDKRNLDYTVYDLLKAKSFGASKLNFDNIVIETSFADILPTNIKMSKVNLELGGVPGKESLLKEILKDVYGYDYVLIDCPPSLDTLTFNALMASHEVYIPVQTEFYALEGIVELMDTIDIVTQRMNDDLRIGGIFATMVDSRSKLHIEVVGQLKEFFGDNMFKTLIRRNVKVAEASSHGLSIFDYAPRSNGAKDYKGLCVEIIEREES; this is encoded by the coding sequence ATGAAGATAATTTCAATTTTAAATCAAAAAGGTGGAGTAGCTAAGACTACATCAACACAAAATATAGCCGCAGGCTTACACGCTCTAGGAAAAAAAGTTTTAGCTATCGACTTTGATCCCCAAGGAAATCTGACCTCTGGTTTTGGTCTAGACAAAAGAAATTTAGATTATACAGTATATGATCTTCTAAAGGCTAAATCCTTTGGAGCAAGTAAATTAAATTTTGATAACATAGTTATAGAAACTTCATTTGCCGATATTCTTCCAACTAATATAAAGATGTCAAAGGTTAATTTAGAATTAGGAGGAGTTCCTGGAAAGGAAAGTTTACTCAAAGAAATTTTAAAAGATGTATACGGATATGACTATGTTCTTATTGACTGTCCCCCTAGTTTAGATACCCTTACATTTAATGCTCTTATGGCATCCCACGAAGTATATATTCCTGTTCAGACAGAATTCTATGCTCTGGAAGGAATTGTAGAACTTATGGACACTATAGATATTGTTACCCAAAGAATGAACGATGACCTTAGAATTGGCGGGATCTTTGCTACTATGGTAGATTCTAGATCAAAACTTCATATAGAAGTTGTTGGACAGCTAAAAGAATTCTTCGGAGATAACATGTTTAAAACTTTAATCAGAAGAAATGTAAAGGTTGCTGAAGCATCTTCCCATGGGCTGAGTATCTTTGATTATGCTCCTAGAAGTAATGGAGCCAAAGATTATAAAGGTCTTTGTGTTGAAATAATTGAAAGGGAGGAGAGCTAA
- a CDS encoding ParB/RepB/Spo0J family partition protein, with protein sequence MSRLGNNPLLNRGPKKETIDLPKEKIVKQYGRMVHMRHELLDQIDFEDVTFINRLSMDDSELNELKESISAIGLLNIIYLQEKEEGKFRIISGLRRSSAIKELYREEKEVKAKDRVVIFDKNTPYSLLDSISIDENLKRKNLTLLEQSYKFNKEAARKDKSIEDIITGYNISKKTYYRIKNAINYPMEIREIIEVLGADKAELLNKVVTKLKTEKATADIVKEYKDFNRDELRDLLKNLNISEKPKKISIKYTAKGFNFSVKKKVPQEVKDYFEKIKEMMEKEDYTFIK encoded by the coding sequence ATGAGTAGATTAGGAAATAACCCTTTACTTAATAGGGGGCCAAAAAAAGAAACTATCGATCTCCCAAAGGAAAAAATAGTAAAACAATATGGAAGAATGGTTCATATGCGTCACGAACTCTTGGACCAGATTGATTTTGAGGATGTTACTTTTATAAACAGACTTTCTATGGATGATTCTGAATTAAATGAACTTAAGGAAAGTATCAGTGCTATAGGACTCTTAAATATAATATATCTTCAGGAAAAGGAAGAGGGAAAATTTAGAATTATCAGTGGGCTTCGAAGATCCAGTGCTATAAAGGAACTCTATAGAGAAGAAAAAGAAGTTAAAGCAAAGGACAGAGTAGTTATATTTGATAAAAATACTCCATACAGCCTTTTAGACAGTATCTCTATCGATGAAAATTTAAAGAGAAAAAACTTAACTCTATTGGAGCAATCCTATAAATTTAATAAGGAAGCTGCCAGAAAAGATAAATCTATTGAAGATATAATAACTGGCTATAATATCAGTAAAAAAACCTATTATAGGATAAAAAATGCTATTAACTACCCTATGGAGATTAGGGAAATTATAGAGGTCTTAGGAGCAGACAAGGCTGAACTATTAAATAAGGTTGTCACTAAACTAAAAACTGAAAAGGCTACAGCTGATATTGTAAAAGAATATAAGGATTTTAACAGAGATGAATTGAGAGATCTATTAAAAAACTTAAATATCTCGGAAAAGCCAAAAAAGATATCTATAAAATATACTGCCAAGGGATTTAATTTTTCTGTAAAGAAAAAAGTCCCTCAAGAGGTTAAAGATTATTTTGAAAAAATTAAAGAGATGATGGAAAAAGAAGACTATACCTTTATAAAATAA